One region of Candidatus Dadabacteria bacterium genomic DNA includes:
- a CDS encoding amidophosphoribosyltransferase, whose product MAKLREECGVFGIYDHPEAANFTYLGLYSLQHRGQESAGIVSTDGEKLYSHRKMGLVTEVFDGESISSLQGTTAIGHVRYSTTGSSNNKNTQPLIMNYEKGELAVGHNGNLTNAKALRHKLEKEGSIFQSTTDTEVIVHLIARSKEKTFLKRTIEALTECKGAYSLVFLTPKGLVAARDPHGFRPLVLGKIDNSYVVASETCAFELIGANYIREIEPGEIVFINENGIRSFKPLPKKQHKYCVFENIYFSRPDSFLQGRNIYQMRKNMGKQLAIESPADADIVVAVPDSGTPAAMGYAEQLGIPFETGFLRSHYIGRTFIEPQQSIRNFGVKLKLSVIKEVIDGKKVVVVDDSIVRGTTSRKIVKMIRDAGAKEVHMRISSPPMKFSCYYGIDTPLKEELIAHSLEVEKIKDYITSDSLGYLSKEGITKAVTNGDKTSNGRANYCFACFDGNYPVEITDEKISHQQMDLF is encoded by the coding sequence ATGGCGAAGCTACGCGAAGAGTGTGGAGTCTTTGGAATATATGATCATCCCGAGGCTGCCAACTTTACCTATCTCGGCCTCTACTCTCTACAACACAGAGGGCAGGAAAGTGCCGGCATAGTGTCAACCGACGGTGAAAAGCTTTATTCTCACCGGAAAATGGGGCTTGTAACCGAAGTTTTCGACGGAGAATCCATATCAAGCCTTCAAGGTACTACCGCAATCGGCCACGTAAGATACTCCACAACTGGCTCAAGCAACAACAAAAATACCCAGCCCCTGATAATGAACTACGAGAAGGGGGAACTCGCGGTCGGGCACAACGGCAACCTTACAAACGCAAAAGCGCTAAGACACAAGCTTGAAAAAGAAGGTTCAATATTCCAGTCAACAACGGACACTGAGGTAATCGTACACCTCATAGCAAGATCGAAGGAAAAGACTTTTCTCAAAAGAACCATAGAAGCCCTTACTGAGTGCAAGGGAGCATATTCTCTTGTGTTTCTAACGCCTAAAGGCCTGGTAGCTGCACGTGACCCCCATGGATTCAGGCCTCTTGTTCTCGGAAAGATTGATAATTCTTACGTTGTGGCTTCCGAAACATGTGCCTTTGAACTCATAGGAGCCAATTATATAAGGGAAATAGAACCCGGGGAAATAGTATTTATAAATGAGAACGGAATCAGGTCATTCAAGCCGCTTCCTAAAAAACAACACAAATACTGCGTATTTGAGAACATATATTTTTCTAGACCCGATTCATTCCTCCAAGGAAGAAACATTTATCAGATGAGAAAGAACATGGGCAAGCAACTCGCAATCGAGTCTCCGGCCGACGCAGACATAGTTGTAGCCGTACCCGATTCGGGGACGCCGGCGGCCATGGGATATGCCGAGCAACTTGGAATTCCCTTTGAAACGGGGTTTCTGAGAAGCCACTATATAGGAAGAACCTTTATAGAACCTCAGCAGTCAATAAGAAACTTCGGAGTGAAACTTAAGCTCAGCGTGATAAAGGAAGTTATAGACGGTAAAAAAGTAGTGGTAGTCGATGATTCCATAGTGAGAGGCACAACCAGCAGAAAAATTGTCAAGATGATACGCGATGCCGGTGCCAAGGAAGTTCACATGAGGATAAGTTCTCCTCCAATGAAATTTTCATGCTATTATGGCATAGATACTCCTCTCAAAGAAGAACTCATAGCGCATTCGCTCGAAGTGGAGAAAATAAAGGATTACATAACCTCCGATTCTCTGGGATACCTAAGCAAGGAAGGAATAACAAAAGCCGTTACCAACGGCGATAAAACCTCTAACGGAAGAGCAAACTACTGTTTTGCGTGTTTTGACGGCAACTATCCGGTGGAAATAACGGACGAAAAAATATCGCATCAACAGATGGATCTTTTTTAG